The following coding sequences lie in one Capnocytophaga stomatis genomic window:
- a CDS encoding ribose-phosphate pyrophosphokinase — MAYIVPESKIFACTQSVELAKKIAEKYGTHLGEVKISRFSDGEFQPSFEESVRGARVFIIGSTNPSCENLMEMLLMLDAAKRASARHITAVMPYFGWARQDRKDKPRVPIAAKLVANLLESAGATRIITMDLHADQIQGFFERPVDHLYASTIFLPYLQSLGLEKLCMASPDMGGSKRAYAYSKYLNSEVVVCYKQRKQANVIETMELIGEVEGRNVVLVDDMVDTAGTLVKAAELMKERGALSVRAVTTHAILSGGAYERIENSQLEELIVTDSIPLKRESEKIKVLSCADLFAEVMHRVHENTSISSKFIM; from the coding sequence ATGGCATATATAGTACCAGAATCAAAAATTTTTGCTTGTACACAAAGTGTTGAGTTGGCAAAGAAAATTGCGGAGAAGTACGGAACTCATTTGGGGGAAGTTAAAATTTCGCGTTTTAGTGATGGAGAGTTTCAGCCTTCTTTTGAGGAGTCTGTGCGTGGGGCAAGGGTTTTTATTATTGGTTCAACTAATCCGAGTTGTGAAAACTTAATGGAAATGTTGTTGATGTTGGATGCCGCAAAAAGAGCTTCGGCACGTCACATTACGGCAGTGATGCCTTATTTCGGATGGGCTCGTCAGGATAGAAAAGACAAACCAAGAGTGCCAATTGCTGCGAAGTTAGTAGCAAATCTTTTGGAATCGGCTGGAGCTACGCGAATTATCACAATGGATCTGCACGCTGACCAGATTCAAGGTTTTTTTGAGCGTCCGGTTGATCATCTGTATGCCTCAACGATTTTCTTGCCTTATCTTCAAAGTTTAGGTCTTGAGAAATTGTGTATGGCTTCACCGGATATGGGAGGTTCAAAAAGAGCCTATGCTTACTCCAAATACTTGAACAGTGAGGTTGTAGTTTGCTATAAACAACGCAAGCAAGCTAACGTGATTGAAACTATGGAGTTAATCGGAGAGGTAGAGGGAAGAAATGTAGTTTTGGTTGACGATATGGTTGATACGGCAGGTACTTTGGTAAAAGCAGCCGAGTTAATGAAAGAACGAGGAGCCTTGAGTGTCAGAGCGGTAACAACTCACGCAATCCTAAGTGGAGGGGCTTATGAGCGTATCGAAAATTCACAATTGGAAGAGCTTATTGTTACGGATTCCATTCCGTTGAAAAGAGAATCTGAAAAAATTAAAGTGCTTAGCTGTGCAGATTTGTTTGCAGAAGTTATGCATAGAGTACACGAGAATACATCAATAAGTTCAAAATTTATAATGTAA
- a CDS encoding lipoprotein signal peptidase codes for MKLKHAFLIILVILIIDQWSKIYIKTNFVLNEKVEVFSWFQILFIENEGAAWGTKIPGEYGKLFLTLFRIIAVFGIGYWLFDSVKKKQPNILIVSIALILAGALGNIIDSVFYGVIFDHSYGNVATLFSDNPYGTLLHGKVVDMFYFPLIDTQLPDWFPFWGGERFRFFEPVFNVADSAISVAVGLLIIFHKKAFPKK; via the coding sequence ATGAAATTAAAACACGCATTTCTTATCATTTTAGTAATTCTGATTATTGATCAATGGAGTAAAATCTACATCAAAACGAACTTCGTATTGAATGAAAAAGTAGAGGTTTTCAGTTGGTTTCAGATACTATTCATTGAAAATGAAGGAGCTGCGTGGGGAACAAAAATCCCTGGAGAATACGGAAAACTTTTCCTGACACTTTTCAGGATTATTGCCGTTTTCGGAATCGGATATTGGCTTTTTGATTCGGTTAAAAAGAAACAACCTAATATTTTAATCGTTTCGATTGCTTTAATCTTAGCCGGAGCTTTAGGCAATATCATTGATTCTGTTTTTTACGGAGTTATTTTTGACCACAGTTACGGAAATGTAGCAACTCTTTTTTCGGACAATCCTTACGGGACGTTACTTCACGGAAAGGTTGTTGATATGTTTTATTTCCCTCTGATAGACACTCAATTACCCGATTGGTTTCCTTTTTGGGGAGGAGAAAGGTTTCGCTTTTTTGAACCTGTTTTCAATGTAGCAGACTCAGCTATTTCGGTTGCAGTGGGATTATTAATTATATTCCACAAAAAAGCATTTCCTAAAAAATAA
- a CDS encoding 5-formyltetrahydrofolate cyclo-ligase, whose product MNKKELRNHYMQLRSEISQAELDEKSLQIANQLLKMPIWDFKTYHIFLPIQKMHEVNTEYILNILYGKDKDVILPKMNKEEKSLSHFLLTEQTILKKNSWGIVEPQNGFKVSPSEIDVIFVPLLAYDRKGNRIGYGGGYYDRFLCECHSNSLKIGLSFFSPEEKIEDVFESDFPLGYCVTPLEIFKF is encoded by the coding sequence ATGAATAAAAAAGAGCTCAGAAACCATTATATGCAGTTGCGGTCTGAAATTTCTCAGGCAGAACTTGATGAAAAAAGTCTGCAAATAGCCAATCAATTGCTGAAAATGCCCATTTGGGATTTCAAAACGTATCATATTTTCCTTCCAATACAGAAAATGCACGAGGTAAATACGGAATACATCTTAAATATTCTTTATGGAAAAGATAAAGATGTCATTCTGCCAAAAATGAACAAAGAAGAGAAATCATTAAGTCATTTTCTTCTGACAGAACAAACAATTTTGAAGAAAAATAGTTGGGGAATAGTGGAGCCACAAAACGGGTTTAAGGTTTCTCCTTCAGAAATAGATGTGATTTTTGTTCCTTTACTCGCTTACGACAGAAAAGGAAACAGAATAGGCTATGGTGGAGGGTATTACGACCGATTTCTTTGTGAATGCCACTCGAATTCACTCAAGATAGGTTTGTCTTTTTTTTCTCCGGAAGAAAAAATTGAAGATGTGTTTGAGTCTGATTTTCCGTTGGGTTATTGTGTTACTCCGCTTGAAATTTTCAAGTTCTGA
- a CDS encoding GH25 family lysozyme produces MKKRRKISVQRKKKSSLRNVFLLLFLLLLGAGIGGVLYVRHHYPAHYQKIINKISSKKKNTIYERQRIEQIINRHKDKTFGIDLSHYQEKEDIVWDSLHLNKGAIRLEFAIFRATMGNNTTDKNFPYFWKKAKKHKLIRGAYHYYRPDEDPVLQANSYIKVVNLEKGDFLPILDVEKLPKHKTKQQYLEDIQIWLDIVEKKYGVKPIIYTYISFYEDYLYGKFKKYPLWIANYNNVPVPTSLYSWKMWQFTENGITPGSKVKIDLNIYNGNREKMKEILIF; encoded by the coding sequence ATGAAAAAGCGAAGAAAAATATCTGTCCAACGGAAAAAGAAAAGTTCTTTGAGGAATGTTTTTCTGTTGCTTTTTTTGTTACTGCTTGGTGCTGGGATAGGAGGGGTTTTATATGTTAGGCATCATTATCCTGCACATTATCAGAAAATTATAAATAAGATATCCTCGAAGAAGAAAAATACAATATACGAAAGACAACGAATCGAACAGATAATAAACAGACATAAGGATAAAACTTTTGGTATAGACTTGTCTCATTATCAGGAGAAAGAAGATATTGTGTGGGATAGTCTTCATTTGAACAAAGGAGCAATTCGGTTGGAGTTTGCAATATTCCGAGCCACGATGGGGAACAACACAACCGATAAAAATTTTCCTTATTTTTGGAAAAAAGCAAAAAAACACAAATTGATACGTGGTGCGTACCATTATTATCGTCCCGATGAAGACCCTGTTTTACAGGCGAATTCTTACATCAAAGTTGTAAATCTCGAAAAGGGAGATTTTCTTCCGATTCTGGATGTGGAAAAACTTCCAAAACACAAAACAAAACAGCAATATTTGGAGGATATTCAAATATGGTTGGATATCGTTGAAAAAAAATATGGAGTAAAACCGATTATCTACACTTATATCAGCTTCTATGAAGATTATTTGTACGGAAAATTCAAAAAATATCCTCTTTGGATAGCAAATTATAACAACGTTCCCGTTCCAACATCTCTTTATTCTTGGAAAATGTGGCAATTTACTGAGAATGGAATCACTCCGGGTTCAAAAGTGAAGATAGACCTAAATATATACAACGGAAATCGGGAAAAAATGAAGGAAATTCTAATCTTTTAG
- a CDS encoding type II toxin-antitoxin system HicA family toxin has product MKVSEMLRLLKEDGWFLHREGKKHSLYKHETKTGTVILPRHPATELKKGTEQSILKQAGLK; this is encoded by the coding sequence ATGAAGGTATCAGAAATGTTACGTCTTTTAAAAGAAGATGGTTGGTTTCTGCATAGAGAAGGCAAAAAACATTCTCTATACAAACACGAGACCAAAACAGGTACTGTGATTTTACCAAGACATCCAGCTACAGAGTTGAAGAAGGGTACAGAGCAGTCTATTCTGAAACAGGCAGGGCTTAAATAA
- a CDS encoding type II toxin-antitoxin system HicB family antitoxin codes for MEIRLILEKSATGYSAYSEDLKGVATAGDTIEEVKENFKEVLDLQADYLEEEGNTTQATELRNAKIAYYLDLNTFFEYYSLFNKSELAKYLGINPSHLRRLSGTNIELSEKKALQIQNGLHKLADDLKQICFA; via the coding sequence ATGGAAATCAGATTAATTTTAGAGAAATCGGCAACAGGATATTCTGCATATTCTGAAGATTTGAAAGGTGTTGCAACTGCAGGAGACACTATTGAGGAAGTAAAAGAAAACTTCAAAGAAGTACTTGATTTACAAGCAGATTACTTAGAGGAGGAGGGAAATACAACACAAGCTACCGAATTAAGAAATGCAAAGATTGCTTATTACTTGGACTTGAATACATTTTTTGAATACTATTCCTTATTCAATAAAAGTGAATTAGCGAAATATTTAGGAATAAATCCAAGTCATTTAAGGAGATTATCCGGAACAAATATTGAATTATCAGAAAAAAAAGCCTTGCAAATCCAAAATGGATTACATAAGTTGGCAGATGATTTAAAGCAAATATGTTTTGCTTAA
- a CDS encoding tyrosine-type recombinase/integrase encodes MLNITHLIRAEYKSEYNLCSLEPYDMKPYKKPQIFPKIVSESPLSAFSDKQKQEIMAKYKRWYVYYYFRNKDGKMVKQPSIYYKINQEYKEFDERYKAFHRLRNIVEKLLKDGFSPYEGEDTENKYTCSSALDYVLEIKKNIVKESTFKEYKSRVEQFKKYLKARGLHNSNIADITKKDINDYLNYVLIKSSPRNRNNTLTVLSAVFSTLEENELIAHNVTDKIKKLQAKPERNKTYTKTQENEVFALMQQKDKDLLLFVKFVSYNFLRPIEVCRLQVKDIDFTDATLNVRAKNKLVKTKIIPEILMKEIQHFRGLNPDFYLFAPKGANYWTTNETDKRDYWSKRFKDIKDELGLGKDYGLYSFRHTFITKLYRELRTQYGQMETYDKLMLITGHSTLLALQQYLRDIDAELPEDYSHLFK; translated from the coding sequence ATGTTGAATATTACCCATTTAATCCGTGCCGAGTATAAAAGCGAGTATAACCTTTGTTCGCTTGAACCTTACGATATGAAGCCTTACAAGAAGCCTCAAATATTCCCTAAAATCGTTTCGGAAAGTCCTTTGTCTGCTTTTTCAGATAAGCAAAAGCAGGAAATTATGGCTAAATACAAACGATGGTATGTTTACTATTATTTCCGAAATAAGGACGGGAAAATGGTAAAACAGCCATCAATCTACTACAAAATTAATCAGGAATACAAAGAGTTTGACGAACGTTACAAAGCCTTTCATCGGTTGCGAAACATCGTTGAAAAGTTGCTGAAAGACGGATTTTCTCCGTACGAAGGCGAAGATACAGAAAACAAATATACTTGCTCATCCGCATTAGATTACGTGCTTGAAATTAAAAAAAATATTGTCAAAGAAAGTACATTCAAGGAATACAAAAGCCGTGTAGAGCAGTTTAAAAAATACCTCAAAGCGAGAGGTTTGCACAACTCTAACATTGCGGATATTACCAAAAAAGACATCAACGACTATCTCAACTATGTGCTAATAAAATCCAGCCCGAGAAATCGAAACAATACTCTTACTGTATTGAGTGCTGTTTTCTCAACGTTGGAGGAAAACGAACTTATAGCCCACAATGTAACCGATAAAATTAAAAAGTTACAAGCCAAGCCCGAACGCAACAAAACTTATACAAAAACTCAAGAAAATGAAGTTTTTGCACTTATGCAACAAAAGGATAAGGATTTGCTTTTGTTTGTAAAGTTTGTATCCTATAACTTTTTGCGTCCCATTGAAGTATGTCGTTTGCAAGTGAAAGATATTGATTTTACAGACGCAACACTAAATGTTCGTGCAAAAAATAAATTAGTTAAAACCAAAATCATTCCTGAAATTCTGATGAAAGAAATTCAGCATTTCAGAGGATTGAACCCTGATTTTTATTTATTTGCTCCAAAAGGGGCAAATTATTGGACAACCAATGAAACTGACAAGAGAGATTATTGGAGTAAACGATTTAAAGACATCAAAGATGAATTAGGGCTGGGCAAAGATTATGGATTGTACTCATTCAGGCATACATTCATTACAAAGTTATATCGAGAACTCCGTACTCAATATGGGCAAATGGAAACTTATGATAAGTTGATGCTTATCACTGGACATTCAACACTTTTAGCTTTACAACAGTACTTACGTGATATTGATGCTGAACTTCCTGAAGATTATAGTCATCTATTCAAATAG
- the pdxH gene encoding pyridoxamine 5'-phosphate oxidase: MQEDLSKYRKSYEKQELLEVNVPDNPIQLFQTWFYEVEENGGVEETNAMSVSTIGLDGFPKTRVVLLKKYTYEGFIFYTNYLSEKGKAIAQNPNICLSFFWASMERQVIIKGVAEKLAENLSDGYFESRPLGSKLGALVSPQSEVIPSREFLENELQKLEEIYTDEVPRPKHWGGFLVRPQSIEFWQGRPNRLHDRIRYTLTEDYDWKIERLAP, translated from the coding sequence ATGCAAGAAGATTTAAGCAAATACCGAAAAAGTTACGAAAAGCAGGAATTGTTGGAGGTAAATGTTCCTGATAATCCGATACAATTGTTCCAAACTTGGTTTTATGAAGTGGAGGAAAACGGCGGTGTTGAGGAAACTAACGCAATGTCTGTTTCTACCATCGGGTTGGACGGTTTTCCAAAAACGAGAGTTGTTCTCTTAAAAAAATACACTTACGAAGGATTCATTTTCTATACCAATTATTTGAGTGAAAAGGGCAAAGCGATTGCTCAGAATCCGAATATTTGTTTGTCTTTTTTTTGGGCAAGTATGGAACGACAAGTGATTATCAAGGGAGTAGCTGAAAAGCTGGCAGAAAATCTTTCCGATGGATATTTTGAATCCCGACCTTTGGGAAGCAAGCTCGGAGCATTGGTTTCTCCGCAAAGTGAGGTTATTCCGTCAAGGGAGTTTTTGGAAAATGAATTACAAAAATTGGAAGAAATATACACAGATGAAGTGCCTCGACCGAAACACTGGGGCGGATTTTTAGTCCGACCACAGTCTATTGAATTTTGGCAAGGACGTCCCAATCGCTTGCACGACCGCATCCGATACACGCTCACCGAAGATTACGACTGGAAAATAGAGCGTTTAGCACCTTAG
- a CDS encoding ribonuclease Z, which translates to MEITILGCHSATPRANARPSSQVLEMRGHLFLIDCGEGSQMALRNANVKFSRIKHIFISHLHGDHFFGLPGLISTFQLLGRETELHIYGPKGIKEAILLLLKLGGAWSSFYIHFHELESDVSEILLDDEKVQVRTIPLKHRVYTNGFLFQEKQTERRLNIDAIQNYGVQICDYQNIKNGKDIELENGEIIPNEILSFNPISPQSYAYCSDTLYFESLAEEIQGARVVYHESTFLKQHNDLAIKTMHSTAFQAGLTAKNANAETLILGHYSSRYSDKKLFLDEAQEVFPNTLLSEDGKKFVFHN; encoded by the coding sequence ATGGAAATCACTATTTTAGGCTGCCATAGTGCTACGCCTCGGGCAAATGCTCGTCCGTCTTCGCAAGTTTTGGAAATGCGGGGACACTTATTTTTGATTGACTGTGGGGAAGGCTCGCAAATGGCGCTACGTAATGCTAATGTTAAGTTTTCACGTATCAAACATATTTTTATTTCGCATTTGCACGGCGACCATTTTTTCGGTTTGCCCGGACTTATTTCTACTTTTCAGCTTTTGGGCAGGGAAACCGAATTGCACATTTACGGACCGAAAGGCATCAAGGAAGCCATATTGCTACTGCTGAAATTGGGCGGAGCGTGGTCATCTTTTTACATACATTTTCACGAGTTGGAATCAGATGTTTCCGAGATATTATTGGACGATGAAAAGGTGCAAGTAAGAACCATTCCTTTGAAACATCGTGTCTATACTAACGGATTTTTATTTCAAGAGAAGCAAACCGAACGCCGTTTGAATATAGATGCTATTCAAAATTACGGAGTGCAAATATGTGATTATCAGAATATAAAAAACGGAAAGGATATTGAATTGGAGAATGGAGAAATTATTCCGAATGAAATTTTAAGCTTCAACCCGATTTCTCCACAAAGTTATGCCTATTGTAGTGATACACTGTATTTTGAGTCGCTTGCTGAGGAAATTCAGGGAGCGAGAGTGGTTTATCACGAATCTACATTTTTAAAACAACATAATGATTTGGCAATCAAAACGATGCATTCCACAGCTTTTCAAGCGGGATTGACTGCCAAAAATGCTAATGCGGAAACTCTCATCTTAGGACATTATTCCTCAAGGTATTCCGATAAAAAATTATTTTTAGATGAGGCACAAGAGGTTTTCCCGAACACACTTTTGAGCGAAGACGGAAAGAAGTTTGTTTTTCATAATTAA
- a CDS encoding outer membrane beta-barrel protein — MKKLLCLLSFFMVTCVFSQSVTPRFGLNVDQASYSSKVDTYPGITYNYRWVFPTYQFDFERLDYGNGKSYKIGYHIGANVEFPIFRFLDVESGVFYITRGESIKGNARESNSEVIRGTYTDRTNIHTIYTPLNLKFNVRVYNDLYFNVLVGGYMDVFLSGKRKFSIRSYSEETEIPFGNDGYKRYGFSPTLGAGITYKPFVFRFTFDGWTNYASEAKTISTSSFTFSVGYKFDLRRK; from the coding sequence ATGAAAAAGTTACTGTGTTTGTTGAGCTTTTTTATGGTTACTTGTGTCTTCTCACAAAGTGTAACTCCTCGGTTTGGGTTAAATGTTGATCAAGCCTCTTATAGTAGCAAGGTGGATACTTATCCTGGTATCACCTATAATTATAGATGGGTATTTCCTACTTATCAATTTGATTTTGAAAGGCTTGATTATGGAAATGGGAAAAGTTACAAGATAGGTTACCATATCGGAGCAAATGTGGAATTTCCGATTTTTCGTTTTTTGGATGTAGAGTCAGGAGTGTTTTATATTACACGAGGTGAAAGTATTAAGGGGAATGCCAGAGAATCAAATTCCGAAGTTATCAGAGGAACCTATACCGACCGTACAAACATTCATACAATTTATACGCCGCTGAATTTAAAATTTAATGTTAGAGTGTATAATGATTTGTATTTCAATGTTCTGGTTGGGGGTTATATGGATGTCTTTTTGTCAGGAAAACGAAAATTCAGTATAAGGTCGTATTCTGAAGAAACAGAGATTCCTTTCGGGAATGATGGTTACAAACGTTACGGATTTTCTCCAACATTAGGTGCAGGAATTACCTATAAGCCCTTTGTATTTCGTTTTACTTTTGATGGTTGGACAAATTACGCCAGTGAAGCAAAAACAATTTCAACATCAAGTTTTACTTTTTCAGTAGGATATAAATTTGATTTAAGGAGAAAATAA
- a CDS encoding ribonuclease Z, whose translation MTKEKDIKVLKISKSELPDFISNFKNDENLKSFHLILDLLSVKDLENKDLKPFVEISKFHNKTNKKSIVIVNDEITYGNIPNDVNVTPTLQEAYDIIEMEEIQRDLGI comes from the coding sequence ATGACTAAGGAAAAGGATATAAAAGTTTTAAAAATCTCAAAATCAGAACTTCCGGATTTCATTTCAAATTTTAAAAACGATGAAAATTTAAAATCGTTCCATTTGATATTGGATTTGTTGTCGGTTAAAGATTTGGAAAACAAGGATTTAAAACCTTTTGTTGAGATTTCAAAATTTCACAATAAAACAAATAAAAAGTCGATTGTTATTGTAAATGACGAGATTACGTACGGAAATATTCCCAATGATGTAAATGTAACTCCCACATTGCAAGAGGCTTACGACATTATTGAAATGGAAGAAATTCAACGAGATTTGGGTATTTAA